ACTACGCGTAGCTATCTGGACAATCTCTATTGTCACCGCGAAGAATTGGCCGAATTGGTAAGCCTGCTCAGAGCATACAATTTGCTGAAACGGCTACACCTTATGCGAATGGTAGCTGCTTTGTGGCCACTGATCCGATCCTCATTGGAAAAGCAGCTCACGGGAGCTAAGCCCTCTCTCCTCCTCTTCAGCCTGTATAAGCTACTATACGTAGCCTCCCTCTCTTTGGCGTGTGCTGAAAAAGCTGATCCTTAGAAAGATCAGAAAAAGCAATAATTATATCGAAATGTTTGACCTCCTCTCAGAGACCTTTGCAAAATAAGGAGGTGGAGGGAAGAGGAGTTCTTCGCATAAAAGGAGCGAGTGAAAGGGGCGGCAGTAAGGAGTGAAAGTAGTTGTAAATCCCCCCTTTGAGGAGCTACTTGCACGAGCTCCTCAAGGGTGGTTATGCCTTATCCTACGGATGAGGACATAATTATCCCCGGGGTTCTGTATAAATTAAAGGCGATGCTTTCAAGAATGTTTTGAGTATGGGTCTTGGCAAGTCCCCGGTATCGACATCGTCCGCCATGAAACCACCGGCGAATACTGCCAAAGGTGCGTTCGATGGTGCTCCGTATCGGACCGATTGCTTTGTTTCGTTGCTTCTCTTCCTCGGTCAATGCCCTGTTGCGTTGTGCCTTGTGCATGATGCCGTCTTGAAGGTGATGGGTTTGCAGGTAGGAACGATTTTCCCCGCAAGCATATCCTTTGTCCGCCAAGACGGCTGTACCTTGAGGTATGTTTGCACCCTGCAATAGGGGAATAAACTCCTTCGTGTCACTGCGGTTCGCAGCTGTCGTTATCACCTTTTGAACAATGCCTTGAACATTGGTCAGACAATGCTTTTTGTATCCGTAGTGATAACGCTTTTGTTTGTACACCCAACGGGCTTCTTCATCCGTCCCTTTACGCTGACGGACAACCTGTTTTTGATAATCCTCCTCTGCCTCTTTTTCCTCCTCGCTCCGATTGTCTTCTCTGTCGTCTGCGACTTCAATCGTAATGCTTCCGTTGGGTTTATGCGGCGTCTTCACAAGGCTTGCATCGACAAGCACCCCTTCCCTGACCGAAATGTGATGGCGGGAAAGTTGTTTGTTAAACTGCGCCAATAGTTTGTCCATGAGCCCCAACTCTGTCAGTGCCGAACGAAATCGACTGATGGTGCTGTGGTCGGGAGATACCTCTTCCATCTTCAGCCCCAAGAATCGGGAAAAGGTGATTGAATCATTGATGCGCTCCTCCAAAGCACAATCACTGAGGTTGTACCATGTCTCCAAAAGCAACATCTTGAATAAGAGAATCACGTCATAAGCCGGGGCGCCGATGGCATTTTGTCGCTTCGTGTATTTCTTGTTGATCAGCGTCCTGATCGGACGCCAATCGATAAGCCTGTCAACCTGATTGAGGAAGTCGTTTTGTGCTTTGCGATAACGCTTTGAAAGGAGTGCGTCTGCAAATGTTACATGCTCATCGGTATTCTTGGATTGGTATGCCATGGGAGGAATATTATGCTGTTTTTAATGCTCAAATATACAAAATAACTCCCTATTATACAATGAATTAATAAACAAAATACACACCAATCGCCGTGCAAAGGTCTCCTCTCAGAGTGTCAACTTTTTTTCAGCACATATCTGTCGTAAAAATGGCGGTTTAGCGTTTGGAAAAACGTGGCTCGGGAATTTTTTCGTTTTGGTTCGGAAAGTAAAAATTTTACGCACCACAACGGAAAAATTCTCGCTCGCGAATTTCAGAAAATACGAACTGATGTCCGGTAAAAATTGGGCAGTTAGGAAATTCGAGATAAAATCTTCCCTTCTTTGCCATTACTGTTCTATAAAGTGTCATTACGAAGGGGGAAAACAGCCTAACCACATATAAATGGCAGTAAAGCAGACTCCATTATTACAGTATGTTTTGAAGAATCTTCATTTTTTTACCGGACGGCAATAAAAATACTTATCTTTGTAGCATAGATAGTCTCTCTCTTTAAGAGAGAAATAGATCCTTATGGATAGGATAGGCTTAAAAACGAAGGTTCATGCAGTCGGAGGAATGACGGGAGGACTGTGGAACGAGCTTTTTGTAAGACGATGCCGAATGGCTTTTGGAAGTTGACTTATGTTGAACTCAAAGAAGTTGAAGAAAGATGGCAAATGTTAAGTTATTACTCCCATATATATTGAAATGGGAAGGTGGTTTTGTCCATGATCCTGCCGATGCAGGAGGGGCAACAAACAAAGGTGTAACAATAGCGACTTGGAAAAGAGTCGGCTATGACAAAGACGGCGATGGAGACATCGATGTTGAGGATCTCAAGTTGCTAACCGATGATGACGTCCTGAATCGAGTCTTGAAACCATTTTATTGGGATCGTTGGAAAGCTGACTTAATCGAGTCTCAAAAGGTGGCTAATATCCTTGTCGATTGGGTTTGGGGTTCAGGCAAGTATGGTATTGTTATTCCTCAAAGGATACTAGGTGTGCAGGCTGATGGAATAGTGGGCAATAAGACCTTACAGGCTGTCAATAGTGCAGATCCCGATGAGCTGTTTGAGTCCATCTTCGATGCACGTCGCGAGTTCTTAGAGGACATTACAGCAAGAAGCATAAAAAAGTACGAGGATAGCATCGGACGCAAGGCCACCGAACGCGAATTGCTAAGGCATACCAATAAACGTTTCTTGAGAGGTTGGCTGAACCGTCTTGAAGATATTAGGAAGCTCTAAAGATAAAAGCCTGCAGGTTCGTACCCTGTCAACGAATATCTCCATCTGTCGATCTCGGTTGGGATAAAGCCCTTCTTGGAAATCCTAAGCCGGCCGAATGGGCTGTGTCATAATTCGATTTATGGCATAGCTCGTTTTCAGAAGCCGTATATCAGCAGGCCGGCGAGACCGGCAAGCAGTATCGTGAGGATGGGATGGAGCCACTTCTTGACAGTGACAAGGAAGGAAAGCAGGAACAGGAGGATGCTCCAAAGGTCAGTGAAGTTCTCCCGTACGACTACCTGATTGAGGCTTGCCGAGCCGGTGGCGAACAAGGCTGAAATGAAGTCCGGCCGGAATGTGAGCAATAGTGCTGCAGCCGCGATCAGGCCAACAGAAGTAGGACGTACCATAGTAAAAGCGGCATCGACATAGGTGTTGCGTCTGAATCGTGCAAAAAAGGCCGAAATAATCAATACCAAAACGAAAGATGGCAGGCTGACGGCTACCGTAGCCAAGACGGAGCCCCATATGTTGCCGGTCACGGTATAGCCTATGTATGTGGCACTATTGATGCCTATGGGGCCGGGTGTCATCTGGCTGACGGCAACAATATCCGTGAACTCCTGCGCTGTGATCCAACCGTAGCAGTTCACCACTTCATCTTGAATCAGCGACAACATGGCGTAGCCTCCACCGAAACCGAACAGCCCGATCTTGATATATACCCAGAAAAGTTGCAAATAAATCATCGGATCGAAAGGGATTGATCAGGAATGCATATTCCGAATACGAAAGCGGAGGTAACGACTATAGAGAATACCCAAAGCTGCGGCAACGAGGATAATCCACACGGGTGATATTCCGGCATACCAAACAAGAATAGCAGCAAGGATCGGGATCCAGAGCGAAACGGCTTTCATCTTCATGGCTTTCCATGTAGAGATGGCCGGAGCTGCGATCATAGCAATAACAGCAGGACGCAATCCTCGGAAAATGGCTGCAATGATTTTGTTGTCCCTCATCTGCGCAAAGAACATGGCTACAGCCAGAATGATCAGGAACGAGGGAAGAATAGTCCCCAAGGCACAAACGGCTGCTCCGGCATATCCTCTGAGACGATAGCCTACGAAGATGGATATATTGACGGCAAAGACTCCGGGCAGGGATTGCGCAACGGCAAAAAGATCCAGAAAATCCTCCTCCGATAGCCAGTGGTGCTTATCCACTATATCGGCCTTGATCAGTGGCAACATGGCATAACCTCCACCGAAGGTGAATCCGCCGATACGGAAAAAGGTGAGAAAGAGGGATAGATATGGATTCACGGCAAAAAAGAGACAGCTTGACAAAACGGACAATCCACGGCGTTACGTTCGATTACGAGTATAGGCAAGCATATATAGGTGCAGTCCGAATACTCTCAGTCTAAGCCTTTAGCATGTTATCTACTTCTTCAAACTAAAAGGGGATATGCCAAAATGTTTTGTTTTGACACATCCCCGGATAATTGTTTTTGTATTACTTGCGGCGACGAACCGAGCGAGTCGCAGCCTTGTTTTTAGAAGCTTTCTGCTTTTTGGGTTCGACGGCCTCAGTCTCAGCAGCCCCCTCGCCTTGTCCGCGTGTTCGGCTGGTGATATTTTTACCACGAGCCTTTTCCAGTTTCTTTCCCTTGCTTTTCTTTGTCTCCACCTGCTTCATCCATGTGGTATCCTGTGTCACAAAGAGCCCATCGCGGAAGCCTTGTAATTCCTTGTCGATACGTTTGCTCTCCATCTTCATGGAATCGGGCGTAGGACAGTATTCGGCCAAAGCTCGGTTGTGCAGATTTTCTGTCTTGACGATGTCGCCTTTGTATAGATTAAGACGGAAGAAATCGTCTATCGTAGAATTGCGAGTATTATTCAGACTGCTAAGCATTACTCGTTCACGAGCGATGTAGGGACGGATATTTTCGTAAGGAATCCAGAACAAAGGCTGATTGCGTACTTCGCCGAATTCGTCTTGGCCGGTCATGATCGGACAAATGGCTTGGATCTTAATGTCCACATCGCTATTGGTCGGAGTGAAGTACCATTCCTCCTTTACGTAGTAGGCTTTGACTTCTGCCGAGGGAATGTCGCTGTCGGCCACCTTGAAGAGCTCCGCATTCTTGTTCGTACTCGGTTGGTAATAGATGCCAAACCTGTCCAGAAACTCTTGGAACTTGATCTTGTACTGGTCTGTGAAGGCTTCGAATCCATCCAGATATTCGTACACGTCGAGGCTGTTGGAATTGATGAGTCCGAATATCGTGCTGAAGAGATTCTTGCGATCACCAATCGGACGGGGTGGATAATAGAGTACCGCGTTGGACTCTTCCATCAGGTCTACGCGTCGGTACACGACTCGCCTCCAGGGGGCGTTGTCGGTCTTCTG
This genomic stretch from Porphyromonas gingivalis ATCC 33277 harbors:
- a CDS encoding DUF1661 domain-containing protein, yielding MVRKIFTFRTKTKKFPSHVFPNAKPPFLRQICAEKKLTL
- a CDS encoding chromate transporter, which gives rise to MIYLQLFWVYIKIGLFGFGGGYAMLSLIQDEVVNCYGWITAQEFTDIVAVSQMTPGPIGINSATYIGYTVTGNIWGSVLATVAVSLPSFVLVLIISAFFARFRRNTYVDAAFTMVRPTSVGLIAAAALLLTFRPDFISALFATGSASLNQVVVRENFTDLWSILLFLLSFLVTVKKWLHPILTILLAGLAGLLIYGF
- a CDS encoding DUF1661 domain-containing protein; translated protein: MVRKVKILRTTTEKFSLANFRKYELMSGKNWAVRKFEIKSSLLCHYCSIKCHYEGGKQPNHI
- a CDS encoding glycoside hydrolase family 108 protein: MANVKLLLPYILKWEGGFVHDPADAGGATNKGVTIATWKRVGYDKDGDGDIDVEDLKLLTDDDVLNRVLKPFYWDRWKADLIESQKVANILVDWVWGSGKYGIVIPQRILGVQADGIVGNKTLQAVNSADPDELFESIFDARREFLEDITARSIKKYEDSIGRKATERELLRHTNKRFLRGWLNRLEDIRKL
- a CDS encoding IS5 family transposase codes for the protein MAYQSKNTDEHVTFADALLSKRYRKAQNDFLNQVDRLIDWRPIRTLINKKYTKRQNAIGAPAYDVILLFKMLLLETWYNLSDCALEERINDSITFSRFLGLKMEEVSPDHSTISRFRSALTELGLMDKLLAQFNKQLSRHHISVREGVLVDASLVKTPHKPNGSITIEVADDREDNRSEEEKEAEEDYQKQVVRQRKGTDEEARWVYKQKRYHYGYKKHCLTNVQGIVQKVITTAANRSDTKEFIPLLQGANIPQGTAVLADKGYACGENRSYLQTHHLQDGIMHKAQRNRALTEEEKQRNKAIGPIRSTIERTFGSIRRWFHGGRCRYRGLAKTHTQNILESIAFNLYRTPGIIMSSSVG
- a CDS encoding chromate transporter — encoded protein: MNPYLSLFLTFFRIGGFTFGGGYAMLPLIKADIVDKHHWLSEEDFLDLFAVAQSLPGVFAVNISIFVGYRLRGYAGAAVCALGTILPSFLIILAVAMFFAQMRDNKIIAAIFRGLRPAVIAMIAAPAISTWKAMKMKAVSLWIPILAAILVWYAGISPVWIILVAAALGILYSRYLRFRIRNMHS
- the gldN gene encoding gliding motility protein GldN, producing MKVFKAVIGAILAATVSIPSVAQENTNNRSPQVGRAPRNTEVEQMTTLSNRAQEFNRRLTQKTDNAPWRRVVYRRVDLMEESNAVLYYPPRPIGDRKNLFSTIFGLINSNSLDVYEYLDGFEAFTDQYKIKFQEFLDRFGIYYQPSTNKNAELFKVADSDIPSAEVKAYYVKEEWYFTPTNSDVDIKIQAICPIMTGQDEFGEVRNQPLFWIPYENIRPYIARERVMLSSLNNTRNSTIDDFFRLNLYKGDIVKTENLHNRALAEYCPTPDSMKMESKRIDKELQGFRDGLFVTQDTTWMKQVETKKSKGKKLEKARGKNITSRTRGQGEGAAETEAVEPKKQKASKNKAATRSVRRRK